One window of the Desulfobaculum xiamenense genome contains the following:
- the rplQ gene encoding 50S ribosomal protein L17, whose product MRHRKAGKKLNRPASHRDAMFRNMAKAMIVHESIRTTEVRAKELRRVVEKLVTLAQKNDVPARRQAYKVLGNHTLVKRLFDEIGPRFAGVPGGYTRVVKLGQPRTGDCAPMAIIEFTRTAAGVEAPVKEEAPKAPAKEAAPEKAEEAPKKAPAKKAAPKKAAAKKEETVESTEE is encoded by the coding sequence ATGAGGCATAGAAAAGCCGGCAAGAAGCTCAACCGTCCCGCATCCCATCGCGATGCGATGTTCCGCAACATGGCCAAGGCCATGATCGTGCACGAGTCCATCCGTACTACGGAAGTTCGTGCCAAGGAACTGCGGAGGGTTGTTGAAAAGCTCGTGACGCTCGCTCAGAAGAACGACGTCCCCGCCCGCCGTCAGGCGTATAAGGTTCTTGGCAACCATACTCTCGTCAAGCGTCTGTTTGACGAGATTGGTCCCCGTTTCGCCGGTGTTCCCGGCGGTTACACTCGCGTCGTCAAGCTGGGCCAGCCCCGCACCGGCGACTGCGCACCGATGGCCATCATCGAGTTCACCCGCACTGCTGCTGGTGTCGAGGCCCCGGTGAAGGAGGAGGCTCCTAAGGCCCCCGCCAAGGAAGCTGCCCCTGAGAAGGCCGAGGAGGCGCCCAAAAAGGCTCCTGCTAAGAAGGCCGCTCCCAAGAAGGCTGCTGCCAAGAAGGAAGAGACGGTCGAATCGACCGAGGAGTAA
- a CDS encoding SGNH/GDSL hydrolase family protein, translating to MMKRILSFGDSFSDNGFCNGCGYNRLSNGDVWVEHLSGMLGATLEDRAWCGAQSGIGNTSGPADWSGLAWQVETYQPAGSLDDTLCTVLIGINDIYEGEGSAETVVGNIVSAMEKLVAKGVRNLLVSNVPDITLAPAYVTEYAAKKPAVQALVRDINARLHDALCGESGFARRHPEVRLYRLDACDVFEGLVRDGRFANVSEPWNGTYAFPAADGYMWWDSWHPMTATHRVLAEAALRALKSGPFSD from the coding sequence ATGATGAAACGTATTCTGTCCTTCGGCGACAGCTTTTCCGACAATGGCTTCTGCAATGGCTGCGGCTATAACCGCTTGAGTAACGGCGACGTTTGGGTGGAGCACCTTTCTGGCATGCTCGGTGCGACCCTTGAGGACCGCGCATGGTGCGGCGCGCAGAGCGGCATCGGCAACACCTCCGGCCCTGCGGACTGGTCCGGGCTGGCGTGGCAGGTGGAGACCTACCAGCCTGCGGGGAGCCTCGACGATACGCTGTGCACCGTGCTCATCGGCATCAACGACATTTACGAGGGTGAGGGCAGTGCCGAGACAGTCGTCGGCAATATTGTTTCAGCCATGGAGAAGCTCGTCGCCAAGGGCGTGCGTAATCTGCTGGTGTCGAACGTACCGGACATCACCCTTGCCCCTGCCTACGTGACCGAGTACGCCGCCAAGAAGCCAGCCGTTCAGGCGCTTGTTCGGGATATTAACGCGCGTCTGCATGATGCGCTGTGCGGAGAGAGCGGATTCGCTCGCCGTCATCCCGAGGTTCGGCTGTACAGGCTGGATGCCTGCGACGTTTTTGAAGGACTTGTGCGCGACGGACGCTTCGCGAATGTTTCCGAGCCGTGGAACGGCACCTATGCCTTCCCGGCGGCGGACGGCTACATGTGGTGGGATAGCTGGCACCCCATGACCGCCACGCATCGCGTGCTGGCCGAGGCGGCCCTGCGCGCCCTCAAGTCCGGACCCTTTTCGGACTGA
- the rpmJ gene encoding 50S ribosomal protein L36, whose translation MKVRPSVKKMCPKCKVIRRKGVLRVICENPRHKQRQG comes from the coding sequence ATGAAAGTTAGACCCTCAGTTAAAAAGATGTGCCCGAAGTGCAAGGTGATCCGCCGTAAGGGCGTGCTCCGGGTTATCTGCGAAAACCCCAGGCACAAGCAGCGCCAGGGCTAG
- the rpsD gene encoding 30S ribosomal protein S4: MARYTEAKCRLCRREGQKLFLKGDRCYTDKCAYERRPYVPGQHGRARKKTSDYAVQLREKQKVRRIYGVQEKQFLSYFLRADMMKGVTGTNLLVQLETRLDNVIYRLGLANSRTQARQLVRHGIFQLNGHKVNIPSLQVRIGDEITVRERSKQVPVIQEAQEVIARRGCPDWLEVDGAALKGTVKAMPVREDIQFPINEQLIVELYSK; encoded by the coding sequence TTGGCCAGATACACTGAAGCGAAATGCCGCCTCTGCCGCCGCGAGGGGCAGAAGCTTTTCCTCAAGGGCGATCGCTGCTATACTGACAAGTGCGCTTACGAGCGCCGCCCCTACGTCCCGGGGCAGCACGGTCGAGCCCGGAAGAAAACCAGCGACTACGCCGTTCAGCTCCGCGAGAAGCAGAAGGTGCGCCGTATCTACGGCGTGCAGGAGAAGCAGTTCCTCTCCTACTTCCTTCGCGCGGACATGATGAAGGGTGTCACCGGTACCAATCTGCTCGTGCAGCTTGAGACCAGGCTGGACAACGTCATCTACCGTCTTGGTCTTGCAAACTCTCGCACTCAGGCCCGTCAGCTGGTTCGCCATGGCATCTTCCAGCTGAATGGTCACAAGGTGAACATCCCCTCCCTGCAGGTCAGGATTGGCGATGAGATCACCGTGCGCGAGCGCAGCAAGCAGGTTCCTGTCATTCAGGAAGCTCAGGAAGTGATCGCACGCCGTGGTTGCCCTGATTGGCTCGAGGTTGATGGAGCAGCCCTCAAGGGTACGGTCAAGGCCATGCCTGTGCGCGAGGACATCCAGTTCCCCATCAATGAACAGCTGATCGTCGAATTGTACTCCAAGTAA
- the rpsM gene encoding 30S ribosomal protein S13: protein MARIAGVDLPRNKRLDIALTYIYGIGRTTALEILDNTGIDWTRKTDDLTADEVNIIRKEIETNHKVEGDLRREVTANIKRLMDIGCFRGLRHRRGLPCRGQRTHTNARTRKGPRRSVVGKKKK from the coding sequence GTGGCTAGAATTGCAGGTGTTGATTTGCCCAGGAATAAGCGTCTGGACATCGCCCTGACGTACATCTACGGCATCGGTCGCACCACTGCCCTTGAGATCCTGGATAACACCGGGATTGATTGGACGAGGAAGACCGACGATCTGACCGCGGATGAGGTGAACATCATCCGCAAGGAGATCGAGACCAATCATAAGGTCGAAGGTGATCTCCGCCGCGAGGTGACCGCCAACATCAAGCGCCTGATGGACATCGGCTGCTTCCGTGGCCTTCGCCATCGTCGCGGTCTGCCTTGCCGAGGCCAGCGTACTCACACCAACGCCCGTACCCGCAAGGGCCCCAGGCGCTCGGTGGTTGGTAAAAAGAAAAAGTAG
- the rpsK gene encoding 30S ribosomal protein S11, with translation MARPRRSGKKKEKKNVPAGIAHIHATFNNTIVTFTDMKGNVISWASSGGSGFKGSRKSTPFAAQVAAERAARTAQDHGMRTVGIFVKGPGSGREAAMRAINNAGFKVSFMRDITPIPHNGCRPPKRRRV, from the coding sequence ATGGCTAGACCCCGACGCTCCGGGAAGAAGAAAGAAAAAAAGAATGTGCCTGCGGGCATCGCGCATATCCATGCCACATTCAATAACACCATTGTCACCTTCACTGATATGAAGGGTAACGTGATCAGCTGGGCTTCCTCCGGCGGTTCCGGGTTCAAGGGCTCCCGCAAGAGCACCCCGTTTGCCGCTCAGGTTGCCGCGGAGCGTGCCGCCCGGACCGCTCAGGACCACGGCATGCGTACCGTCGGTATTTTCGTCAAGGGCCCCGGCTCTGGACGTGAGGCTGCAATGCGCGCCATCAATAATGCCGGCTTCAAGGTATCGTTCATGCGTGACATCACCCCGATTCCCCATAACGGGTGCCGTCCGCCCAAACGCCGCAGGGTCTAA
- a CDS encoding DNA-directed RNA polymerase subunit alpha: MIIQDGDKLINTRNWSELVRPEQIVRDPKSNATYGKFVCEPLERGFGTTIGNALRRVLLSSLQGAAVVSVKIEGIQHEFTTMPGVLEDITDIVLNLKQVRFMMTTEEPQHLTLTADKKGEITAAAISENQNVTVLNKDQLIATLTEDVPFRAELEVRMGKGYVPADMQEGLSDEIGLIRLDASFSPIKKVAYSIEQARVGQMTNYDKLIMEIWTDGSVLPEDSIAYSAKILKNQLSVFINFDEQSSDEEQCGPQSGLDLNPNLFKSIDELELSVRATNCLKSANIRLVGELVQRSEGEMLKTKNFGRKSLDEIRRVLAEMNLEFGSTIENFDERYQEWLKRKDSDEA, encoded by the coding sequence ATGATCATCCAAGACGGCGACAAATTGATCAACACCCGGAATTGGTCCGAGCTGGTTCGGCCCGAGCAGATCGTGCGCGACCCCAAGAGCAACGCAACGTACGGCAAGTTCGTCTGCGAACCTCTGGAGCGCGGCTTTGGAACGACCATCGGAAATGCTCTGCGCAGAGTACTTCTGTCCTCCCTGCAGGGCGCCGCAGTCGTGTCGGTGAAGATCGAGGGCATCCAGCACGAGTTCACCACTATGCCGGGTGTGCTCGAGGACATTACGGACATCGTCCTGAACCTCAAGCAGGTCAGATTCATGATGACCACCGAGGAGCCGCAGCACCTCACCCTCACCGCTGACAAGAAGGGCGAGATCACCGCTGCCGCCATCTCGGAGAACCAGAACGTCACCGTTCTGAACAAGGACCAGCTTATTGCCACTCTGACCGAGGACGTCCCCTTCAGGGCCGAGCTCGAGGTCAGAATGGGCAAGGGATACGTCCCCGCTGACATGCAGGAGGGGTTAAGCGACGAGATCGGCCTCATCCGCCTCGACGCCAGTTTCTCTCCCATCAAGAAGGTTGCCTACAGCATCGAGCAGGCTCGTGTGGGTCAGATGACCAACTACGACAAGCTGATCATGGAGATCTGGACTGACGGCTCTGTCCTCCCCGAGGACTCCATCGCCTACAGCGCCAAGATCCTCAAGAACCAGCTCTCGGTGTTCATCAACTTCGATGAGCAGTCTTCCGATGAGGAGCAGTGCGGCCCGCAGAGCGGGCTTGACCTGAATCCCAACCTGTTCAAGAGCATTGATGAGCTCGAACTTTCCGTTCGTGCCACCAATTGCCTGAAGAGCGCCAACATTCGCCTTGTGGGCGAGCTTGTGCAGCGCTCCGAGGGTGAGATGCTCAAGACCAAGAACTTTGGTCGCAAGTCCTTGGATGAGATTCGCAGGGTCCTCGCCGAAATGAATCTTGAATTCGGCTCGACCATTGAGAATTTCGACGAACGCTACCAGGAATGGCTGAAGAGGAAAGATAGCGATGAGGCATAG